From a region of the Terriglobia bacterium genome:
- a CDS encoding NADH:flavin oxidoreductase/NADH oxidase → MRLFEPLVLRDLHLPNRLVVSPMCQYSSEDGFANDWHLVHLGSRAVGRAGLIFTEASAVLPEGRISPQDLGIWKDEHIEMLARIVRFIDAQGSVVAMQLAHAGFKASTSPPWLEGGSVEVTDGGWRPVYAPSAVPFSEKSIVPEALDHARIQRVVKAFADAANRAHEAGFRVIELHGAHGYLIHEFLSPITNKRTDQYGGAFENRTRFLREIIGAVRKVWPERLPLFLRISSTDWVEGGWSPEDSVALARMVKPLGIDLIDCSSGGIAPGAKIPLGPGYQVPFARKVRREGGVPTGAVGLITEAKQAEAILAEGSADLILMARQFLRDPYVSLHAAKELGVEAEWPVQYVRAKN, encoded by the coding sequence ATGCGTCTTTTCGAACCACTTGTCCTCCGAGACCTTCATCTCCCTAACCGACTTGTAGTTTCTCCGATGTGCCAGTATTCCAGCGAAGACGGATTCGCCAATGACTGGCATCTTGTACACCTTGGGTCACGCGCGGTCGGGCGCGCCGGCCTGATCTTCACAGAAGCTTCGGCGGTGCTACCCGAGGGGCGGATCAGCCCTCAAGATCTGGGGATTTGGAAGGACGAACACATCGAGATGCTGGCGCGGATTGTGCGGTTCATCGACGCCCAGGGCTCGGTGGTGGCGATGCAACTAGCTCATGCGGGATTCAAGGCCTCGACTTCGCCGCCATGGCTGGAGGGCGGGAGCGTCGAGGTGACAGATGGAGGATGGAGGCCGGTCTACGCACCCAGCGCGGTGCCATTCAGCGAAAAAAGCATTGTGCCCGAGGCACTGGATCACGCGAGGATTCAGCGCGTGGTGAAAGCGTTCGCGGATGCGGCCAACCGGGCACACGAAGCGGGATTTCGTGTCATCGAACTGCACGGAGCCCACGGCTATTTAATTCACGAGTTTCTTTCGCCCATTACAAACAAGCGCACTGACCAGTATGGCGGCGCGTTCGAGAACCGCACGCGCTTTCTCCGGGAGATCATTGGAGCCGTTCGCAAGGTTTGGCCGGAGCGACTGCCGTTATTCCTGCGGATTTCCTCGACCGATTGGGTTGAGGGCGGCTGGAGTCCCGAGGATTCGGTCGCACTCGCACGGATGGTAAAGCCTCTGGGAATCGACCTGATCGATTGCTCGAGCGGTGGTATTGCACCCGGCGCGAAGATCCCGCTGGGACCGGGATACCAGGTACCATTCGCCCGTAAGGTTCGGAGAGAGGGCGGCGTTCCGACAGGCGCAGTTGGACTGATCACCGAAGCGAAACAAGCGGAAGCGATCCTCGCCGAGGGCAGCGCCGACCTGATCCTGATGGCCCGCCAGTTCCTGCGCGATCCCTACGTGTCACTACATGCGGCAAAAGAACTGGGAGTAGAAGCGGAATGGCCGGTGCAGTACGTCAGGGCAAAAAACTAA
- the dapF gene encoding diaminopimelate epimerase, translating to MKKSSIVPFVKATACGNDFLLISSEHAPGDAAAFTRAICDRHNGIGADGVEWLYESDQPMTSDLRISLINADGSPAELSGNGTRCVAAWLVSERGLTAPRIATDAGIKIATLIRRERNEFEFQTAMGRPVLGEEITLKLPSGEVRGRELSMGNPQFVIFVDWFEDSWQTMASAAGRNAHFPQGTNVELVNLVGPQEIEIRIFERGAGETMSSGTGSCASAVAAIAAGKVQSPVRVVAPGGMQTVMWENGEVTLTGPAKILCKGEFYL from the coding sequence GTGAAGAAGAGCTCCATCGTACCTTTTGTCAAAGCCACCGCGTGTGGAAACGACTTTCTTTTAATTTCCAGCGAACATGCTCCGGGGGACGCCGCTGCGTTCACGCGAGCTATTTGTGACCGGCACAACGGCATTGGCGCTGACGGCGTCGAGTGGTTATATGAATCAGACCAGCCGATGACCTCAGATCTCCGGATCAGCCTGATTAATGCCGACGGCTCTCCGGCTGAACTCTCCGGCAACGGAACACGCTGTGTCGCGGCATGGCTGGTATCCGAGCGGGGATTAACGGCGCCGAGAATCGCAACCGACGCCGGAATCAAGATCGCGACCCTCATTCGTCGCGAGAGAAACGAATTTGAGTTTCAAACTGCCATGGGAAGACCCGTTCTTGGAGAAGAGATCACCCTCAAGCTTCCGAGTGGCGAAGTGCGCGGCCGGGAACTCTCGATGGGGAACCCGCAGTTCGTGATCTTCGTTGACTGGTTCGAGGACAGCTGGCAAACCATGGCTTCGGCAGCGGGGCGGAACGCGCATTTCCCGCAGGGAACCAACGTCGAACTCGTGAACCTGGTTGGCCCCCAGGAAATCGAGATCCGGATCTTCGAACGTGGTGCTGGCGAGACGATGTCGTCCGGAACCGGATCCTGCGCTTCCGCCGTAGCGGCGATAGCCGCCGGAAAGGTGCAGTCGCCCGTACGCGTCGTGGCTCCCGGGGGAATGCAAACCGTGATGTGGGAGAATGGCGAAGTGACACTTACAGGCCCGGCGAAAATTCTCTGCAAGGGCGAATTCTACTTATGA